A stretch of the Gossypium hirsutum isolate 1008001.06 chromosome D07, Gossypium_hirsutum_v2.1, whole genome shotgun sequence genome encodes the following:
- the LOC121219171 gene encoding uncharacterized protein, whose protein sequence is MGDFVFLKVFPWKKLLRFGQKGKLSPRFIGPYCILNHVGPVTYQLKLPPELDLIHDVFHISMLRHYHSDPTHIVPVEEIEVRLGLTFEEKPVQILDRRLKVLRKKSIPLVKVLWCNHSSEEAT, encoded by the coding sequence atgggtGACTTCGTATTCCTTAAGGTCTTCCCATGGAAAAAGTTATTGAGGTTTGGGCAGAAGGGTAAGcttagccctaggttcattgggccttactgTATACTAAACCATGTGGGACCGGTCACCTATCAACTTAAGTTGCCTCCAGAATTGGACCTGATTCACGATGTATTCCACATCTCCATGCTAAGGCATTATCACTCTGATCCCACACATATAGTACCAGTCGAGGAGATCGAGGTACGACTAGGTCTAACCTTCGAGGAGAAGCCAGTACAGATATTGGACCGTAGGCTTAAAGTACTGAGGAAGAAATCTATTCCactagtcaaagtgctttggtgTAATCATAGTTCAGAAGAAGCCACATGA